Part of the Thermoplasmata archaeon genome, ACAACGAGTAGGCGACCAGCGCAAGGAGCACGACGGCCACACTGGCGACGAGCGACGTGACGCCCGCCCCCCCCGCTCGTGGAACGAGTGCGCTCCCCCCTGGTATCCGCCGAACTCGTGGTCGTTGCTTCGTCTCGGCTCGAATCCGCGGCACCCATTTTCTCAACCTCTCCCGCTCTTCTGGGACAGTATCGATCCGGACTGCGTGACGGCAGAACGTTGGCAGAACATCGGCACGTCGTCGGGCCGGTCTGCGGGTGTTCCCGGCACGACGCAGACCGCGCGCTCGGTGCGCGCGATCATGGAGAGGTCGAGGAATCGCGTTCCGATAGATAAATTCGTATGGCAAACTCTGCTCGAAGCCGGGCGAATCCACTGTCAGCGGCCGTTTCTCCCGAGAGACCTAACCCACCTGCGCGGATGCCAACCCGGTCCGGGGCTCCCCCGGCTCGGGGCAGAACTGCGAGAGATCACGAGTCCCTCGCCCTCGGATCCGGGGATGGAGCCCGCGGGTGTTGCGATCCCTCGGCGAACGTCGAATGAACTCGGATGGGCCGGGGCCCCAGCGGTCTAGCCCGAGTCGTTGGGGGGTTGGCCCGCAAACGACTTGCGAGATATACTGGATGCTGATCGCTCACGACCATCTACGTTCGACTCCCCGCGGATCGATCGGCCGCCGCTAGTTCGGTCGAATGGGCGCTTGTCGCGCGGGATGGATGCGCCATGTCTATGGAAGAAGGATGGGCAGAGTCGGGACCGGGCTTGCTTGCTCTCCCGAGCGATGGCGCGACCTCCCTTGCGACGGCGGGTCACGCTGTCATCGGTTCTCAGGACGCAGAACCAGAATCGTCGACGTCGCGTGCGCGTACAGCCGTCGCGCTCGGTCGACCATGCGGGCCTCCGTCGTCGCGATCCGAGCCCCCGCGTGGACCACATGGCCCTCGGCTCGCAACGTCCCCGAGGCCTCCGTGACCGACCGCAGGAAGTTGACCTTCAGCTCCAGCGTCGTGTAGCCGACCCCGGCCCGCAGCGTCGTGTGGAACGAGCAGCCCATCGCCGTGTCGAGCAGCACCGTCACGATCCCTCCGTGCACGTTCCCGAGCGGGCTGTACATGTACTCCGCGGGCTCGAACTCGAAGACGACCGAGGACGGCTCCACGGACACGATCCGCACCCCCAGCATCTCCATGAACGGGGGGGCGGGCAATACGCCGGTCTGGAACGACCGCATGAACTCGAGCCCGTTCTGGGT contains:
- a CDS encoding PaaI family thioesterase; translation: MPDSVNPRQRQFAWSDPGRFAEPLRTQNGLEFMRSFQTGVLPAPPFMEMLGVRIVSVEPSSVVFEFEPAEYMYSPLGNVHGGIVTVLLDTAMGCSFHTTLRAGVGYTTLELKVNFLRSVTEASGTLRAEGHVVHAGARIATTEARMVDRARRLYAHATSTILVLRPENR